A genomic segment from Corylus avellana chromosome ca5, CavTom2PMs-1.0 encodes:
- the LOC132182639 gene encoding glutamyl-tRNA(Gln) amidotransferase subunit A, chloroplastic/mitochondrial, which yields MLSTLHPPRSLSSRFPRYISSLPVTLCTLTAQSPPSQILSIRHALLSRHVTATQLAESYLSRLRLTEPHLRSFLHLSDAVSQQASRIDELIAGNEQVGPLAGVLVAVKDNICTADMPSTGGSRVLEGYRPPFDATAVRKIKELGGIVVGKTNLDEFGMGSTTEGSAFQVTANPWDVSRVPGGSSGGSAAAVSARQCVVSLGSDTGGSVRQPASFCGVVGLKPTYGRVSRYGLMAYASSLDVIGCFGSSIADTGILLHAISGHDRLDATSSKREVPDFASQFASTDFLESKPLKGLRVGLIRETLDDGVDSGVISAIRGAALHLEDLGCSVSEISLPSFSLGLPAYYILAASESSSNLSRYDGVRYGNQVTAGELTSLYGDSRSKGFGPEVKRRILTGTYALSAGYYDAYYKRAQQVRTIIRKSFKAALDENDILISPAAPSAAYKIGEKKDDPLAMYAGDIMTVNVNLAGLPALVLPCGFVEGGVAGLPVGLQMIGAAFDEEKLLKVGHIFEQTLQNCRFVPPLIEDDSAW from the exons ATGCTATCAACACTTCATCCTCCTCGCTCCCTCTCCTCTCGCTTCCCTCGATACATATCGTCACTCCCCGTCACCCTCTGCACCCTCACCGCCCAATCCCCGCCTTCCCAAATCCTCTCCATCCGCCATGCCCTACTCTCCCGCCACGTCACCGCCACCCAGCTAGCCGAGTCCTACCTCTCCCGCCTCCGCCTCACGGAGCCCCACCTCCGGTCCTTCCTCCACCTATCCGACGCCGTTTCTCAGCAGGCATCCCGCATTGACGAACTGATTGCCGGGAACGAGCAGGTGGGCCCCCTCGCCGGCGTCCTCGTGGCCGTCAAGGACAACATCTGTACGGCGGATATGCCCTCCACAGGTGGGTCACGCGTGCTCGAGGGCTACCGCCCGCCGTTCGATGCCACGGCCGTCAGGAAGATCAAGGAGCTCGGGGGCATTGTGGTTGGAAAGACCAATCTCGACGAGTTTGGCATGGGGAGCACCACCGAAGGCTCTGCTTTTCAG GTGACTGCAAACCCATGGGACGTGTCTCGGGTGCCAGGAGGATCATCAGGAGGCTCAGCTGCGGCTGTTTCCGCCAGGCAGTGTGTGGTGTCACTGGGAAGCGATACCGGTGGAAGTGTCCGGCAGCCAGCATCGTTCTGTGGCGTCGTTGGATTGAAGCCCACGTATGGACGCGTCTCAAGGTATGGGCTTATGGCGTATGCATCGTCCCTTGATGTCATTGGCTGCTTTGGATCGTCGATTGCCGATACTGGGATTCTTCTTCATGCAATTTCTGGTCACGATCGACTTGATGCCACCAGTAGTAAGCGA GAGGTTCCTGATTTTGCATCTCAATTTGCTTCCACGGATTTTTTGGAATCTAAACCATTGAAGGGACTAAGGGTTGGTCTGATACGTGAAACTCTTGATGATGGTGTTGATAGTGGAGTGATATCTGCAATACGGGGTGCTGCTTTGCATCTCGAGGACCTAGGATGCTCTGTGTCAGAG ATCTCCTTACCATCTTTCTCCCTTGGGTTGCCTGCTTATTATATTCTTGCGGCATCTGAATCATCTTCCAACTTATCACGTTATGATGGTGTTAG GTATGGAAACCAAGTCACTGCTGGCGAGCTAACCTCTCTTTATGGGGATTCTCGATCTAAAGGATTCGGTCCCGAG GTCAAAAGGAGAATTTTAACAGGAACATATGCCCTTTCAGCTGGTTATTATGATGCATATTACAAGCGTGCCCAGCAG GTGAGGACCATAATACGGAAAAGTTTCAAGGCAGCATTGGATGAAAATGACATCCTAATTTCACCTGCTGCTCCATCTGCGGCTTATAAGATTG GTGAGAAAAAAGATGACCCATTGGCAATGTATGCAGGAGACATCATGACT GTTAATGTTAACTTGGCAGGGTTACCTGCTTTGGTTTTGCCCTGTGGATTTGTTGAAGGGGGAGTTGCAGGCCTCCCTGTTGGTCTTCAGATGATTGGTGCAGCATTTGATGAG GAAAAATTGCTGAAAGTGGGTCATATCTTTGAGCAGACTCTTCAAAATTGTAGATTCGTCCCTCCACTGATAGAAGATGACAGTGCATGGTAG